caaagtaaaagcaaaaagATTATCTTTGGGAAAACATCCACTACTTACTTGGTAATCGACTGTAGAAAATACTGATCCATTATGTTTGACATGACTAATACCGAccaacaataataaaaaataaaaaattacataaTTATGATTGAGCAGATCCTTGCTCATGCCGTTTTAACAGGATAGCCCGAGATTAATTCTTTGATCTCCTCGCTGACTGCTCTATCCAATGCGGTCCTTCCATCTGCATCTTTGACATCATACTTTGCACCTGCCCTCAACAGTTCCTCAATTTTAGGTTTGTCACCTTCAGAAGCAGCCAACATCAACAAGATATCCACCGGATGAATGTTTTGGCTTAAAAGTGACTCCATCTTATCATATGAACCTTCCACAGCAAGCAttcccatataattgaaatactgCAAAAGTCAGGTAGACATTCTCTTATACCAATAAATACTAGACATGTCCACACGAATAAAGAACGTAATACCTGACTAAATATAGCTTTCTTCCTTTCATCATTAATGGTATGTGAATGATATGCAAAAGTTGGGAGAGAAATTTGAGAAAGCCTGCAAGAACCCAAACAATCCTACTAGGTGCAATTACAGCTCAATCCAATATGATCAGCAAAACCCATGTGCTAGACCAAATTTTGGCCTCACCAGGGTGAAATTGGTAGCATTGGTATATATGATCTATGCCAGCTGAAAATTCAACTTGTGTCCATGTATATAAATGCATACACATAGATTACTCCAGATGATGTATTAATATTGTCTTATAAGCATTTTTTGGTCAAAAAACCAATTGTCATGTTTGTTATGGCAGTCGATCAATTATTCTTACTGATATATGGTGGTGAATTGAAACCTGCTAAACTTATATCCCCTGAAATTTCAaagttaatttaaaataaaatcaggCTGCTTCAAGCTAAATGAGGAATTTCATCAAATAATAACCGAATGGGCGTCCAATTAAGCAATGAAAAGTTTAAAAAACCAAAACAGGACACTTGCAAATGAGATAAATCCCCTTTTGACCAAATTCCTTGGCAAAAAAAACTTGAATAACTCAAAATCAATAAACATTAACAAGTATATTTAATTAATGTAGTCCAATGAGTCGACGTCAAGGTGATACACACTACTAAGTTGACATCCAAAATGCAAATCAGAAGGTGCAAGTCAAGGAAGAAGGGTGGAACTAAAACCAAAGAGTTTGACAACTAAAGGCCATGAAAGCAAGTGAAATGAACAGTGGTCAATTCACAGTTTGCTTTGTACAAACAGTATCCAACTTCTTGCAGGAGAAGAATGTCAGTGACCCAAAAACTATTTTTCTTGTTTCACAGCAAATTTTCTATCAGACAAGATACCAAATATATTGATGAGCCCACAGTTCATTGCTTGCATAGGCAGATTTTAACTTTGCATTTATTATGAAGCAATCGAGATTGGTCAGATTAAGAGTAGCAATTTTAAAATAGTGATGCAGAAAAAGTTTTCTCTAATTTAATTCTTTTTATCGCTTTTTAGTAAGTAATATATCCAAAAGATTGAAGATTTAACCAATGTATCCAAAATGAAAATGAAAGTGAATCCTTAAATATTGTGACttgggttttttattttatttgtccaTACATGTCTTcattcatccaaatgaatcagGATTGTTGATTTGCCATTATGACACAGTCCTGCACACAAGAGTATCAAACCTATTCAACTCAATCCACTTGCATTAGGATAAATACATCACCATATCTCATTATTGTTTATGTTTCTCCGACTTTAAAATACAGTTCTTTAAAAACTCCCAAAATTTCTTCTTTTCTCGAATCACTTGATCCTAAGTATCTTTCTTTCTTAAACTAATTTTAGATTTAAGTTTCTGTTTTTGTTAAAAACCTTAACCAAAGTTTCTGCTTTCAGTTAAAGTTTCCCAAAGTCATGTTTTCCATCCCTACCATCATCTTGCGATTTCCAATTCTTGAACCCTCTCCTCACGCATCAAAAACACCTACACAAAGATCTCCACTTTCACGTAGAGCTCACAACTTTAGAACCGTAGCGCAGGGTATAAGATAACAAGTTTACCAAATAAGCCTCCAAAGCCAAGAATTAAAGAATCAAAAGCAGGACTGACCTGTTCAACATCGTCCCGATCGAAATCATCCCGCGTCTGACTTCCATAGATTCCGGCGCCCTCAGCATCGACACCCCGGTTACCGAATCGGAACCAGCAGGTAGTTCGCGAGCCGTTGGTCTCCGGCCCCACCTTGGACCTCATCTTAGAGGGCTTGAACCATCCGAGCCGCCTCGTGAGGGCGAGAAACGGAGAGCTCGGCCTTgccgaagaggaagaaggagaagggaTTTGGAAATAGAAATTGCAGGGAATTGAGGCCATGGCGCTCTCTCCTTTTCCAATTCTATTCTCTACGGTGCGTATAGCGGAAGAGCAACCGGAAAGGTGGGAACTTTGTTGCCCTTTTCATTTATCCGACCCCGATTGCTTCTTTTTAATTTATCCTTATgtacattaaaaaaataattagattatataattaaataagatatattatatatttaattaaattttgacTATGATTATCcgttaataaaaaaattctatgatAAAATTTCTTAGAATATAGTGAGAGAGACTCTCCTACTCATAGATGGAATATAAGActctttattaatttttataattttttttattttattacttttagtgATTATGTAAATGATAGAAATACAGAAGAAGATGGATCTAGTTCTCTTTGTAGTTTAGCATcgttattaattttaaattcgaCAATGATGCATTTATAGATgaaatttttttcaaataatatcgaAAGTTATTTTGAGTCCGATATTAATCTTTTTCGTGTAACAAAagcataattaaattttttatgcttataatttataacaaaagtcaaaataatttagattataaaaaaattaaatctatTTATGTGATTAAATTTATTTGTTAGCATCCTTCGtttacaaaaaaatattatctaattTTGATCTATGATATATCATCATTAGCCTATTGTTAGCGATTATATTTATTGAGTGTGGTGGCCTGTATTAGTTATCAGCCTTGTTGCAGGTGATTGTTTCTCTCGTTGCTAGCACAGCATGGGGCGGCTTTGTGGTGATATAATGACCCTATTGAGGGTGAACTAGGGTCACGCGACGATTATGCGAGGTTGGGTGTTACCGTGCTATATGATATTAGTTTTGGCTAGATGTGGATTGAGGGGTCAATGGTAGGAAATGATTGTTACAACAAGGCATGATAGGAAGGTATGGTCATGGCAACAAAACTTAACAAAGGCATTTGGTGGACGACGATCATTAACAATGGGCAACACTAATGCGGGTTATAATCGGGTTGATGTTATTATTGTTGGTAGCATGGCTCGTGAAGGTAGGTATCGAGTGAAGGGTAGTGACCTACTATGGTGTCAACCCTACCATAGACAACACAATAGAAGTGTGGCGACAACATTATTGTGCAGCAGCCTGTACCACAGACAACACAGCAAAAGTGTGGCGGTAACACTTTTGTGCAATAGCCCTAGTGGCAGGTGGTGGTTCAAGTCGACGATCACAAGAGCTCGTGCGGTGTGGTGTGTTGGTGGTTGCGTCGTGTGGCTGTATAGGCGATGACATTGCTACTGTCGATTGCTGATGTTGATAGGACACTGATGACTATCAATGACGCACGACAATGCAACACAGTGTAGGAGGTGGAGCTGCTTGCCTTTGTCAATGAAGACTTATGTAGTTGGGCGTATGCGTGGGCAAGGTGGCACTAACGACGATGCAAACTGTGGTAGTATGTCATCAATGGCACGGGGCAAGGACATCAGTTATAGAGCAGCCACCAATGTTGAGCTGCTTAACAGACGTGCAACAGACGAAGCCAAAGGAGAAATCACAACTTGAGACAAGTGATTTTAATTATTTAGCCCTAATTTCAAccacaaaatccctaattttggCTAAATATTTTGACCAAGTTCTATCCTAAATCACATAATCCTTTAATTTTCTTTCCTATCCTACtcttcaaaattaaatattttttaacttaaatcctaactataaaatttaaccAATCTACCCAAAATTGGATTTGACTGATTTTGACTTTGGTTAATTATGTTTTTGATCATACTTGGATTTTGATCGTATCTCGATTTTGACCTAATTTCTATTTTAGTTCCACTGGATGTTGATAGtttcaaaataattttgactagtttaattGGGTTGGTGTTCAGCTCAAATCGATTGAACCTAATTCAGGTGGTCCGATTCTAGGCTTATCCAATTAAATATAGTCGATTGGGCTAATTTAAGATCTTATACAAaactaaaaagtataaattatagattttttttttatagttttgtCACATGATATATTCGTAAAATTTTTTACttatgataattaaattttaataattattattggatgtttatttagttatttatatgtatctatttaaaattatgaaataatatttattttttacataagacatgatttatattttatcatgattacaatcactatatgatttttttatattgattatgctaaaaatcatcatgattattactttattattattaaactatttttacataaattaaattaaagtaTACTTAGTGAATgttatttataacttatatccCTAAGTTTTTTCTAACTTATAATTGCTAAAGTGACctggtatgcttatatgaaataaattataAAGAATGTTTAGTCATTTATAAGATGTtttgaattatattttatattactaAGTTAGTCCTAGAGTTATCAAAGTAACCTATAgactaatagcttataaaattatattaaaaaattaatcttaaatgataataaaaaataatattcataatgacatatATAAAGATGATATTTATATAATCTAAacgagtatctattttaaataattatgtgataggatAGAATGATACCATTTTTTATATATTACAGTTTAAGATTATATTGATGGTATTAGTCACtcataaataattttgagtgaATACTAAATATATCAATACTtcaactaaaaataaaatatggatgatatcattagtttattatatttttattgatattattttatattttctagtGGTACTCCATTCCTTATACTCTTATACTTCTAGTATTTTTAGGTTTAAATTATTTGAAATTGTTAAAGTATGTATAATTTATCTTGGGTGTATTAAATCTCAATCCATATTATTGGTTAAAAGGTTCATAGATTTGA
The window above is part of the Musa acuminata AAA Group cultivar baxijiao chromosome BXJ2-6, Cavendish_Baxijiao_AAA, whole genome shotgun sequence genome. Proteins encoded here:
- the LOC103989397 gene encoding protein LHCP TRANSLOCATION DEFECT, producing MASIPCNFYFQIPSPSSSSARPSSPFLALTRRLGWFKPSKMRSKVGPETNGSRTTCWFRFGNRGVDAEGAGIYGSQTRDDFDRDDVEQYFNYMGMLAVEGSYDKMESLLSQNIHPVDILLMLAASEGDKPKIEELLRAGAKYDVKDADGRTALDRAVSEEIKELISGYPVKTA